Proteins from a genomic interval of Polaribacter sejongensis:
- a CDS encoding DUF4286 family protein — MYIYNVTINIDETVHKEWLTFMETHILKVLNTGRFTAAKLTEVLVEEEMGGRTYSIQYTANTREDLDDYYKHEAETLQQKSLQKFGDKMLAFRTELRLIKEFYPTNTNN; from the coding sequence ATGTACATATACAACGTAACTATAAATATAGATGAAACCGTTCATAAAGAATGGCTTACATTTATGGAAACTCATATTTTAAAAGTCTTAAATACTGGTAGATTTACTGCAGCAAAACTAACTGAAGTTTTGGTAGAAGAAGAAATGGGTGGTAGAACTTATTCTATACAATATACAGCAAATACTAGAGAAGATTTAGACGATTATTATAAACACGAGGCAGAAACATTACAACAGAAAAGTCTTCAAAAATTTGGAGATAAAATGTTGGCTTTTAGAACAGAATTAAGGTTGATAAAAGAATTTTATCCTACAAACACGAACAATTAA